In the genome of Colwellia sp. PAMC 21821, the window TGCGGCAACGATATAAACCTGATTTTCAATTGCGCGCGCCTGCAATAAAGTTTGCCAATGCGCGGCACCTGTTACGCGAGTAAAAGCGCTAGGTACAGTAATTATTTTTGCTCCTTGTTGGCACAACTGGCGAAATAGTTCAGGAAAACGTAGATCATAGCAAATCGTCAAACCAATATTAACGCCAGCAGCTTGTACCACACTGATACGATCACCCGCTTTGGCATAGCGTGATTCAAGGTAGTTTTTTTCACTGTCTTGTACCGCTACATCAAATAGGTGTATTTTATCATAACCACCTAATTCTGTACCTTCTGGTGAAAATACAAAACAACTATTAGTAAATTTTTCTTGTTGGTCTGATATCACCGGAATGCTACCGGCCACCAAAAAAACATTATATTTGCTCGCTAGCTTTCCGAGTCGACCTTTCAGTTCATTGGTTGCTTGATTTTCTCGTGCTAATGCCAATTGTTCTTTATCTTTACCACCAAAAAACAAGCAGCATTCAGGTAACAAAACCAATTGTTGTTGTGCTTTCTCTAGGGTAGCTAATTGCCGTTCAATATCCGCAATATTATCTTCAACACTCGTATTGGAAGACATTTGTATCGCACAAAGTTGCATTATTTTATTTGTCATTTTTATAAACCATCAAGATTATTGCCTTTAGGATCTGGCTCTTTCGGCTGTTCAGATCCCGAAGTTTCTGGAATACTATCAACGATTACAGGCGGAGAAGAGCGGCCAACGCTAATATTCTGGTTTTTTCGGCTTACTTGCTTAAATTGCGGTTCGTCTAAATTTCCGGTCACTTCAAAATTGATCTCTGCAATTACTGTCGAGGTGATCACTTCATCGAGTGCTACTCCGGCTAAAAATGTGACAGGATTTAAAGTCGCAATCCAAGCTAATACCGGTAAGCTAGAGGTTAAGTTAGGCTTATATGACATACGATAGTCGAGTTCACCATTATTTAAATTGGTATTACCCACTATGGTTAAATCACCTGCTGAGCCTTTCATCAGGACGTTATCTGTATATGCCACACCATCTTTTACCGTAAAATCACCTTTTAGCTCACTATAAAACATGCCATCACTAAAAATATCTCGAAAATCAAAACTTAATTTACGAACTAATGACTGC includes:
- a CDS encoding carbon-nitrogen hydrolase family protein, which codes for MTNKIMQLCAIQMSSNTSVEDNIADIERQLATLEKAQQQLVLLPECCLFFGGKDKEQLALARENQATNELKGRLGKLASKYNVFLVAGSIPVISDQQEKFTNSCFVFSPEGTELGGYDKIHLFDVAVQDSEKNYLESRYAKAGDRISVVQAAGVNIGLTICYDLRFPELFRQLCQQGAKIITVPSAFTRVTGAAHWQTLLQARAIENQVYIVAAGQEGVHLNGRETWGHSMIISPWGEILTQLDTGKGIICADYQEQEVDKVRKAMPVATHNRFKNKLMSYE